The following proteins come from a genomic window of Enterobacter chengduensis:
- a CDS encoding DUF3561 family protein has product MRNSEHYITTTGSEPLATDDETTWSFPGAIIGFVSWLLALGIPFLIYGGNTLFFFLYTWPFFLALMPVAVVVGIALHSLLNGKILYSTVVTIVTVVLMFGLLFLWLMG; this is encoded by the coding sequence ATGCGCAACAGTGAACATTACATCACCACCACCGGGTCGGAACCGCTCGCGACCGACGACGAAACGACCTGGTCATTTCCTGGGGCCATCATCGGGTTCGTCTCATGGTTGCTGGCGCTGGGCATTCCGTTTCTTATCTACGGCGGCAACACGCTGTTCTTCTTTCTCTACACCTGGCCTTTCTTTCTGGCGCTGATGCCCGTGGCGGTTGTCGTCGGCATTGCGCTTCATTCGCTGCTCAATGGTAAGATCCTGTACAGCACCGTGGTCACGATTGTGACGGTGGTTCTGATGTTTGGTCTGTTATTTTTGTGGCTCATGGGCTAA
- a CDS encoding aminopeptidase — protein sequence MFSAMRHRIAALALGVCFILPAQAKNPPYGEIANMQARHIATVFPGRMTGSPAEMLSADYLRQQFADMGYQSDIRSFHSRYVYTSRNKTKNWHNVTGSTVIAAHEGSAKEQIIIMAHLDTYAPMSDADTDNNLSGLTLQGMDDNAAGLGVMLELAERMKDIPTRYGIRFVATSGEEEGKLGAENLLKRMSAEEKKNTLLVINLDNLIVGDKLYFNSGQSTPGTVRKLTRDRALAIARSHGVYATSNPGGNPDYPRGTGCCNDGEVFDKAGIPVLYVEATNWALGKKDGYQQRAKTKAFPDGTSWHNVMLDNQQHIDSALPQRIEHRSRDVVKVMLPLVKELAKAGKA from the coding sequence ATGTTTTCCGCAATGCGCCACCGTATTGCTGCCCTGGCGCTCGGCGTTTGCTTTATTCTTCCCGCTCAGGCAAAAAACCCACCTTATGGTGAAATCGCCAATATGCAGGCTCGGCATATTGCCACGGTCTTCCCTGGCCGCATGACCGGCTCGCCTGCGGAAATGCTCTCCGCCGACTATCTTCGCCAGCAGTTTGCCGACATGGGTTACCAGAGCGATATCCGGTCGTTTCACAGCCGCTACGTTTATACCTCACGAAATAAAACGAAAAACTGGCATAACGTGACCGGCAGTACGGTGATTGCGGCACACGAAGGCAGCGCAAAAGAGCAAATTATTATTATGGCGCACCTTGATACTTACGCCCCGATGAGCGATGCCGACACGGATAACAATCTCAGCGGGCTGACGCTGCAGGGCATGGACGACAACGCTGCAGGCCTGGGCGTGATGCTTGAACTGGCCGAGCGGATGAAAGATATCCCCACCCGGTATGGCATTCGTTTTGTGGCCACCAGCGGTGAAGAAGAGGGCAAACTCGGCGCTGAGAATCTCCTTAAGCGCATGAGCGCTGAGGAGAAGAAAAATACGCTGCTGGTGATCAATCTCGATAACCTGATCGTCGGCGACAAGCTCTATTTCAACAGCGGGCAGAGTACGCCGGGTACCGTGCGGAAACTGACGCGCGACCGGGCGCTGGCTATTGCCCGCAGCCATGGCGTATATGCCACCAGCAATCCCGGCGGGAACCCGGATTATCCGCGAGGCACCGGCTGCTGCAACGACGGCGAAGTGTTCGATAAGGCAGGCATTCCGGTGCTGTACGTGGAAGCGACAAACTGGGCGCTGGGCAAGAAAGATGGCTATCAGCAGCGGGCGAAAACGAAAGCCTTCCCGGACGGGACAAGCTGGCACAACGTGATGCTGGATAATCAGCAGCACATTGACAGCGCGCTGCCGCAGCGGATTGAGCACCGCAGCCGGGACGTGGTGAAGGTGATGCTGCCGCTGGTGAAGGAGCTGGCGAAAGCGGGGAAAGCCTAG
- the queD gene encoding 6-carboxytetrahydropterin synthase QueD: MSTTLFKDFTFEAAHHLPHVPAGHKCGRLHGHSFMVRLEITGEVDPHTGWIMDFAELKAAFKPTYDRLDHYYLNEIPGLENPTSEVLAKWIWDQMKPLVPLLSAVMIKETCTAGCIYRGE, from the coding sequence ATGTCCACCACACTGTTTAAAGATTTCACCTTCGAAGCCGCCCACCACCTTCCACACGTTCCTGCCGGACACAAATGTGGCCGTCTGCACGGGCATTCGTTCATGGTGCGTCTTGAGATCACCGGTGAAGTTGATCCGCATACCGGTTGGATCATGGATTTTGCCGAGCTGAAGGCGGCGTTTAAGCCGACCTACGATCGTCTGGATCACTACTACCTGAATGAGATCCCGGGCCTTGAAAACCCGACCAGCGAAGTGCTGGCAAAATGGATTTGGGATCAGATGAAGCCGCTGGTACCGCTGCTGAGCGCGGTGATGATCAAAGAGACCTGTACCGCTGGCTGTATCTATCGCGGGGAGTGA
- the cysJ gene encoding NADPH-dependent assimilatory sulfite reductase flavoprotein subunit, which produces MTTQAPPSNLLPLNPEQLARLQAATSDFSPTQLAWVSGYFWGMLNQQPGAVAGAPATAVEIPAITLISASQTGNARRVAERLRDDLLAAKLNVNLVNAGDYKFKQIASEKLLVVVASTQGEGEPAEEAVALHKFLFSKKAPKLDGTAFAVFGLGDTSYEFFCQSGKDFDSRLAELGAERLLDRVDADVEYQAAADEWRARIVEVLKARVPKETSAQAAFTATGAVNDIHTSPYTKEAPLTASLSVNQKITGRDSEKDVRHIEIDLGDSGLRYQPGDALGVWYQNDPALVKELVELLWLKGDEPVTVDGKTQPLSDALQWHFELTVNTPNIVENYATLTRSESLLPLVGDKAKLQHYAATTPIVDMVRFSPAQLDADALIGLLRPLTPRLYSIASSQAEVESEVHVTVGVVRYDIEGRARAGGASSFLADRVEEEGEVRVFIEHNDNFRLPANPETPVIMIGPGTGIAPFRAFMQQRAADEAPGKNWLFFGNPHFTEDFLYQVEWQRYVKEGVLTRIDLAWSRDQKEKVYVQDKLREQGAELWRWINDGAHIYVCGDANRMAKDVEQALLEVIAEFGGMDAETADEFLSELRVERRYQRDVY; this is translated from the coding sequence ATGACAACACAGGCCCCACCTTCAAATCTGCTTCCCCTGAACCCGGAGCAACTGGCGCGCCTTCAGGCTGCCACCTCTGATTTTTCTCCCACTCAGCTTGCCTGGGTCTCCGGTTATTTCTGGGGAATGCTTAATCAGCAGCCTGGCGCTGTCGCGGGCGCACCGGCAACGGCTGTGGAAATTCCCGCTATTACGCTGATTTCCGCCTCGCAGACGGGCAACGCCCGCCGCGTGGCCGAGCGGCTTCGCGACGACCTGCTCGCTGCCAAGCTGAACGTGAACCTGGTCAACGCCGGGGATTATAAATTCAAGCAAATCGCGTCGGAAAAACTGCTGGTGGTGGTTGCCTCCACGCAGGGTGAAGGTGAACCCGCTGAAGAAGCGGTGGCGCTGCATAAGTTCCTGTTCTCGAAAAAAGCGCCGAAGCTGGACGGTACGGCGTTTGCCGTATTTGGCCTGGGCGATACCTCCTATGAATTCTTCTGCCAGTCCGGCAAAGACTTCGACAGCAGGCTGGCGGAGCTGGGCGCGGAGCGCCTGCTGGACCGCGTTGACGCGGATGTCGAATACCAGGCCGCCGCCGATGAATGGCGTGCGCGCATCGTTGAGGTGCTAAAAGCGCGCGTGCCGAAAGAGACGTCGGCGCAGGCCGCGTTCACCGCGACGGGAGCCGTTAACGACATCCACACCAGCCCGTACACCAAAGAGGCGCCGCTGACGGCAAGCCTGTCGGTGAACCAGAAAATTACCGGCCGCGACTCGGAAAAAGACGTCCGTCATATCGAAATCGATCTGGGCGATTCCGGTCTGCGCTACCAGCCTGGCGATGCGCTGGGCGTCTGGTATCAGAACGATCCGGCGCTGGTGAAAGAGCTGGTTGAGCTGCTGTGGCTTAAGGGCGACGAGCCCGTCACCGTTGACGGCAAAACCCAGCCGCTTTCCGACGCCCTGCAGTGGCACTTTGAACTGACGGTCAACACCCCGAACATCGTCGAGAATTATGCCACCCTCACGCGCAGTGAATCCCTGCTGCCGCTGGTGGGCGACAAAGCGAAGCTGCAGCATTACGCCGCGACGACGCCGATTGTCGACATGGTGCGCTTCTCTCCGGCACAGCTGGATGCCGATGCGCTGATCGGCCTGCTGCGTCCGCTGACCCCGCGCCTCTACTCCATTGCTTCATCCCAGGCCGAAGTGGAGAGTGAAGTGCATGTTACCGTCGGCGTGGTGCGCTACGACATCGAAGGCCGCGCCCGTGCGGGTGGGGCATCAAGTTTCCTGGCGGACCGCGTGGAGGAAGAGGGTGAAGTGCGCGTGTTTATCGAGCACAACGACAACTTCCGCCTGCCGGCGAACCCGGAAACTCCGGTGATCATGATCGGCCCGGGCACCGGCATTGCGCCGTTCCGCGCCTTTATGCAGCAGCGCGCGGCAGACGAGGCGCCGGGTAAAAACTGGCTGTTCTTCGGCAACCCGCACTTCACCGAAGATTTCCTCTACCAGGTTGAGTGGCAGCGCTATGTGAAAGAAGGCGTGCTGACCCGCATCGATCTGGCCTGGTCCCGCGACCAGAAAGAAAAAGTATACGTACAAGACAAACTGCGCGAACAGGGCGCAGAGCTGTGGCGCTGGATCAATGACGGTGCCCACATTTATGTCTGCGGCGACGCCAATCGCATGGCGAAAGACGTTGAGCAGGCACTGCTGGAAGTGATTGCCGAATTCGGCGGTATGGATGCCGAAACGGCGGATGAATTTTTAAGTGAGCTGCGCGTTGAGCGCCGTTATCAGCGAGATGTCTACTAA
- the cysC gene encoding adenylyl-sulfate kinase: MAAHDENVVWHPHPVTVAQREQLHGHRGVVLWFTGLSGSGKSTVAGALEEALHQQGVSTYLLDGDNVRHGLCSDLGFSDDDRKENIRRVGEVASLMADAGLVVLTAFISPHRAERQTVRERVGQDRFIEVFVDTPLEICEARDPKGLYKKARAGELRNFTGIDAVYEAPESPEIHLEGQQLVTNLVSQLLDLLRRDDIIRS; encoded by the coding sequence ATGGCCGCTCATGATGAGAACGTCGTCTGGCATCCTCATCCGGTCACCGTCGCGCAGCGCGAACAGCTCCACGGTCACCGTGGGGTGGTGCTGTGGTTTACCGGGCTGTCCGGCTCGGGTAAATCAACGGTGGCGGGCGCGCTGGAAGAGGCGTTGCATCAGCAGGGCGTAAGCACCTACCTGCTGGATGGCGACAACGTGCGTCACGGCCTGTGCAGCGATTTAGGGTTTAGCGACGACGACCGCAAAGAGAACATCCGTCGGGTGGGCGAAGTCGCCAGCCTGATGGCTGACGCCGGGCTGGTGGTGCTGACCGCGTTTATCTCTCCGCACCGCGCCGAGCGCCAGACGGTGCGCGAACGCGTGGGCCAGGATCGCTTTATCGAGGTGTTTGTCGATACGCCGCTGGAAATTTGTGAAGCGCGCGACCCGAAAGGGCTGTACAAAAAAGCGCGGGCCGGAGAACTGCGCAACTTCACCGGCATTGACGCGGTGTACGAAGCGCCTGAATCGCCTGAAATTCACCTGGAAGGTCAACAATTGGTAACAAATTTAGTAAGCCAATTATTAGACCTGCTCAGACGGGACGATATTATCAGATCCTGA
- the cysH gene encoding phosphoadenosine phosphosulfate reductase, producing MSVLDLNALNDLPKVERILALAETNAHLEKLDAEGRVAWALENLPGDYVLSSSFGIQAAVSLHLVNQIRPDIPVILTDTGYLFPETYQFIDELTDRLGLNLKVYRATESAAWQEARYGKLWEQGVEGIEKYNEINKVEPMNRALKELNAQTWFAGLRREQSGSRATLPVLAVQRGVFKVLPIIDWDNRTVYQYLQKHGLKYHPLWDQGYLSVGDTHTTRKWEPGMAEEETRFFGLKRECGLHEG from the coding sequence ATGTCCGTACTCGATCTAAACGCCCTTAATGACCTGCCAAAAGTCGAACGCATTCTGGCACTGGCAGAAACCAACGCCCACCTTGAAAAGCTGGACGCCGAAGGGCGCGTGGCCTGGGCGCTGGAAAACCTGCCGGGAGACTATGTGCTCTCGTCGAGCTTTGGTATTCAGGCGGCGGTCAGCCTGCATCTGGTGAATCAGATCCGTCCGGACATTCCGGTGATCCTCACCGACACCGGCTACCTGTTCCCGGAAACCTACCAGTTTATTGACGAGCTGACGGACAGGCTCGGGCTGAACCTGAAAGTCTACCGCGCGACGGAAAGCGCGGCCTGGCAGGAGGCGCGCTACGGCAAGCTGTGGGAGCAGGGCGTTGAGGGCATTGAGAAATACAATGAGATCAACAAAGTCGAGCCGATGAACCGGGCGCTGAAAGAGCTTAACGCGCAGACGTGGTTTGCGGGCCTGCGCCGCGAGCAGTCCGGCAGCCGGGCCACGCTGCCCGTGCTGGCGGTTCAGCGCGGGGTCTTTAAGGTGCTGCCGATAATCGACTGGGATAACCGGACGGTGTATCAGTACCTGCAAAAACACGGGCTGAAGTACCATCCGCTGTGGGACCAGGGCTACCTGTCGGTGGGCGACACCCACACCACGCGCAAATGGGAACCGGGAATGGCGGAAGAAGAGACGCGATTCTTTGGGCTGAAGCGCGAGTGCGGATTGCACGAAGGGTAA
- the cysG gene encoding siroheme synthase CysG yields MPLFAAIKEKPVLVVGTGEIADRKIAFLHRAGAQVRVVAGADFDESQIDSVVLVIAATEDRELNRRISDAAQARYRLVNVVDDQPLCSFIFPSIVDRSPLLVAISSGGTAPVLARVLREKIEALLPTSLGRMAEKASYWRNHLKTRLTSVTERRRFWERVFRGRFASLMQAGNETAAQKILEDELDNPGSTGGEIILVGAGPGDAGLLTLRGLQVLQDADVVFYDHLVTDGVRELIRRDAEQICVGKRAGEHSVPQHDTNRMLVDAAKAGKTVVRLKGGDPFIFGRGGEELQAAAEAGVPFQVVPGITAASAVTAYAGIPLTHRDYAQSVTFVTGHYKADSTPFDWSHLAQSRQTLAIYMGTMKAADISEQLIQHGREATTPVAVISRGTRVDQHVATGTLEHLATLAKDAPMPALIVVGEVVQLHSTLAWFQHTTDAEGFGSSVVNLA; encoded by the coding sequence CTGCCCTTATTTGCTGCGATAAAAGAGAAGCCGGTGCTGGTTGTTGGCACGGGTGAAATCGCCGATCGCAAAATCGCGTTTCTTCATCGCGCAGGGGCGCAGGTGCGGGTAGTTGCAGGAGCGGATTTTGACGAATCACAGATCGACAGCGTCGTGCTGGTGATTGCGGCGACCGAAGACCGCGAACTGAACCGGCGGATCTCCGACGCCGCTCAGGCCCGTTACCGCCTGGTGAACGTGGTGGACGATCAGCCTTTATGCTCGTTTATTTTCCCGTCGATCGTTGACCGTTCGCCGCTGCTGGTGGCGATCTCCTCCGGCGGTACCGCACCGGTGCTGGCGCGCGTGCTGCGGGAAAAAATCGAAGCGCTACTGCCGACCAGCCTCGGGCGCATGGCGGAGAAGGCCAGCTACTGGCGCAACCACCTGAAAACCCGCCTGACCAGCGTGACGGAACGCCGTCGCTTCTGGGAGCGCGTGTTTCGCGGCCGCTTTGCCAGCCTGATGCAGGCCGGCAATGAGACCGCGGCGCAGAAAATTCTCGAAGACGAACTGGATAACCCCGGCAGCACGGGCGGGGAAATCATTCTGGTGGGCGCGGGGCCTGGCGATGCCGGGCTCCTGACGCTGCGCGGCCTGCAGGTGCTGCAGGACGCGGACGTGGTGTTTTACGATCATCTGGTCACCGACGGCGTGCGCGAGCTGATCCGACGCGACGCGGAGCAAATCTGCGTCGGCAAGCGGGCGGGCGAGCACTCTGTGCCGCAGCACGACACCAACCGGATGCTGGTTGACGCCGCCAAAGCCGGTAAAACCGTGGTGCGCCTGAAGGGGGGCGATCCGTTTATTTTCGGTCGCGGCGGCGAAGAGCTGCAGGCGGCAGCCGAAGCGGGCGTACCGTTCCAGGTGGTGCCCGGCATTACGGCGGCCTCTGCGGTAACGGCCTATGCCGGTATCCCGCTCACCCACCGCGATTACGCCCAGAGCGTCACCTTTGTGACCGGCCACTACAAGGCCGACAGCACGCCGTTTGACTGGTCGCATCTCGCCCAGAGCCGCCAGACGCTGGCGATATACATGGGCACCATGAAGGCGGCAGACATCAGCGAACAGCTTATTCAGCACGGCCGCGAGGCGACGACGCCCGTTGCCGTTATTTCTCGCGGCACCCGCGTCGATCAGCACGTTGCGACGGGGACCCTGGAGCATCTTGCAACCCTGGCGAAAGACGCCCCGATGCCCGCCCTTATCGTGGTGGGTGAAGTGGTGCAGCTGCACAGCACGCTCGCCTGGTTTCAGCACACAACCGATGCAGAAGGCTTTGGCTCTTCTGTCGTAAATTTGGCTTAA
- the cysD gene encoding sulfate adenylyltransferase subunit CysD codes for MDQKRLTHLRQLEAESIHIIREVAAEFSNPVMMYSIGKDSSVMLHLARKAFYPGTLPFPLLHVDTGWKFREMYEFRDRTAKAYGCELLVHKNPEGVAMGINPFVHGSAKHTDIMKTEGLKQALNKYGFDAAFGGARRDEEKSRAKERIYSFRDRFHRWDPKNQRPELWHNYNGQINKGESIRVFPLSNWTELDIWQYIYLENIEIVPLYLAAERPVLERDGMLMMIDDDRIDLQPGEVIKKQMVRFRTLGCWPLTGAVESSAQTLPEIIEEMLVSTTSERQGRVIDRDQAGSMELKKRQGYF; via the coding sequence ATGGACCAAAAACGTCTTACACACCTGCGGCAGCTCGAAGCGGAGAGTATCCATATTATCCGCGAAGTGGCCGCCGAGTTTTCTAACCCGGTGATGATGTACTCCATCGGTAAAGATTCCAGCGTCATGCTGCATCTGGCGCGTAAAGCGTTTTATCCGGGTACGCTGCCGTTCCCGCTGCTGCACGTGGACACCGGCTGGAAATTCCGCGAAATGTACGAATTCCGCGACCGTACCGCGAAAGCCTACGGCTGCGAGCTGCTGGTGCATAAAAACCCGGAAGGGGTGGCGATGGGTATTAACCCGTTCGTGCACGGCAGCGCCAAGCACACCGATATCATGAAAACCGAAGGGCTGAAGCAGGCGCTGAATAAATACGGTTTTGACGCGGCCTTCGGCGGCGCGCGCCGTGACGAAGAGAAATCGCGTGCCAAGGAGCGTATCTACTCCTTCCGCGACCGCTTCCACCGCTGGGATCCGAAAAACCAGCGTCCGGAGCTGTGGCACAACTACAACGGCCAGATTAACAAGGGCGAAAGCATCCGCGTCTTCCCGCTCTCCAACTGGACCGAGCTGGATATCTGGCAGTACATCTATCTGGAAAACATCGAAATCGTTCCGCTGTACCTGGCCGCGGAGCGTCCGGTGCTGGAGCGCGACGGCATGCTGATGATGATCGACGACGATCGCATCGACCTGCAGCCGGGCGAAGTGATTAAAAAACAGATGGTGCGTTTCCGTACTCTCGGCTGCTGGCCGTTGACCGGCGCGGTGGAATCCAGCGCGCAGACGCTGCCGGAGATCATTGAAGAGATGCTGGTGTCCACCACCAGCGAGCGACAGGGGCGCGTGATTGACCGCGACCAGGCAGGCTCCATGGAGCTGAAGAAACGTCAGGGTTATTTCTAA
- the cysI gene encoding assimilatory sulfite reductase (NADPH) hemoprotein subunit, with translation MSEKHPGPLVVEGKLTDAERMKVESNYLRGTIAEDLNDGLTGGFKGDNFLLIRFHGMYQQDDRDIRAERAEQKLEPRHAMLLRCRLPGGVITTKQWQAIDKFAGENTIYGSIRLTNRQTFQFHGILKKNVKPVHQMLHSVGLDALATANDMNRNVLCTSNPYESELHAEAYEWAKKISEHLLPRTRAYAEIWLDQEKVATTDEEPILGQTYLPRKFKTTVVIPPQNDIDLHANDMNFVAIAENGKLVGFNLLVGGGLSIEHGNKKTYARTASEFGFLPLEHTLAVAEAVVTTQRDWGNRTDRKNAKTKYTLERVGVETFKEEVERRAGIKFEPIRPYEFTGRGDRIGWVKGIDNKWHLTLFIENGRILDYPDRPLKTGLLEIAKIHKGEFRITANQNLIVAGVPESQKAKIEKLARDHGLMDAVKPQRENSMACVSFPTCPLAMAEAERFLPSFTDKVEAILEKHGIPDEHIVMRVTGCPNGCGRAMLAELGLVGKAPGRYNLHLGGNRIGTRIPRMFRENITEPEILDSIDELVGRWAKEREAGEGFGDFTVRAGIIRPVLDPARDFWE, from the coding sequence ATGAGCGAAAAACATCCAGGGCCACTGGTGGTCGAAGGTAAACTGACAGACGCCGAGCGCATGAAGGTAGAGAGCAACTACCTGCGCGGCACCATTGCTGAAGATCTGAATGACGGTCTCACCGGCGGCTTCAAAGGCGACAACTTCCTGCTGATCCGTTTCCACGGTATGTACCAGCAGGACGACCGCGATATCCGCGCCGAGCGCGCCGAACAGAAGCTGGAGCCGCGTCACGCGATGCTGCTGCGCTGCCGCCTGCCGGGCGGGGTGATCACCACTAAACAGTGGCAAGCCATCGACAAGTTCGCGGGTGAAAACACGATTTACGGCAGCATCCGCCTGACCAACCGTCAGACCTTCCAGTTCCACGGCATTCTGAAGAAGAACGTCAAGCCGGTGCACCAGATGCTGCACTCCGTCGGGCTGGACGCGCTGGCGACCGCCAACGACATGAACCGTAACGTGCTCTGCACCTCGAACCCGTACGAGTCCGAGCTGCACGCCGAAGCGTACGAGTGGGCGAAGAAGATCTCCGAGCACCTGCTGCCGCGCACCCGCGCCTATGCGGAGATCTGGCTCGATCAGGAGAAAGTCGCGACCACCGACGAAGAGCCGATTCTCGGCCAGACCTATCTGCCGCGTAAGTTTAAAACCACGGTCGTGATCCCGCCGCAAAACGATATCGACCTGCACGCCAACGACATGAACTTCGTGGCGATTGCCGAAAACGGCAAGCTGGTCGGCTTTAACCTGCTGGTGGGCGGGGGTCTGTCCATCGAGCACGGTAACAAGAAAACCTACGCCCGCACTGCGAGCGAGTTCGGCTTCCTGCCGCTGGAGCACACGCTGGCCGTGGCGGAAGCGGTGGTGACGACCCAGCGCGACTGGGGCAACCGCACCGACCGTAAAAACGCGAAAACCAAATACACTCTGGAGCGCGTGGGCGTCGAGACGTTCAAAGAAGAAGTTGAGCGTCGCGCGGGCATCAAGTTTGAGCCGATCCGCCCTTACGAATTCACCGGCCGCGGCGATCGCATTGGCTGGGTGAAAGGCATCGACAATAAATGGCACCTGACGCTGTTTATCGAAAACGGCCGTATTCTGGATTATCCGGACCGTCCGCTGAAAACCGGCCTGCTGGAAATCGCGAAAATCCACAAGGGCGAGTTCCGCATTACCGCCAACCAGAACCTGATCGTTGCCGGCGTGCCGGAGAGCCAGAAGGCGAAAATCGAGAAGCTGGCGCGCGATCATGGGTTGATGGATGCGGTTAAACCGCAGCGTGAAAACTCCATGGCCTGCGTGTCGTTCCCGACCTGCCCGCTGGCGATGGCCGAAGCGGAACGTTTCCTGCCGTCATTTACCGACAAGGTGGAAGCGATTCTGGAAAAACACGGCATTCCGGACGAGCATATTGTTATGCGCGTGACGGGCTGTCCGAACGGCTGCGGCCGCGCGATGCTGGCCGAGCTGGGGCTGGTGGGGAAAGCGCCGGGTCGCTATAACCTGCACCTGGGCGGTAACCGTATCGGCACGCGCATTCCGCGCATGTTCCGTGAGAACATCACCGAGCCGGAAATTCTTGATTCCATCGACGAGCTTGTCGGGCGCTGGGCGAAAGAGCGCGAAGCGGGTGAAGGCTTCGGCGACTTTACGGTGCGTGCGGGCATCATTCGCCCGGTGCTCGATCCCGCAAGGGATTTCTGGGAGTAA
- the cysN gene encoding sulfate adenylyltransferase subunit CysN has translation MNTTIAEQIANEGGVEAYLHAQQHKSLLRFLTCGSVDDGKSTLIGRLLHDTRQIYEDQLSSLHNDSKRHGTQGEKLDLALLVDGLQAEREQGITIDVAYRYFSTEKRKFIIADTPGHEQYTRNMATGASTCDLAILLMDARKGVLDQTRRHSFISTLLGIKHLVVAVNKMDLVNFSEETFEEIRQSYLTFAEQLPGNLDIRFVPLSALEGDNVASQSANMPWYSGPTLLEVLETVEIQRVVDTQPMRFPVQYVNRPNLDFRGFSGTLASGSVKVGQRVKVLPSGVESTIARIVTFDGDLQEAGAGEAVTLVLKDEIDISRGDLLVDAQETLAAVQGASVDVVWMAEQPLTAGQSYDIKIAGKKTRARVDGIQFQVDINNLTHRDVSELPLNGIGLVDLTFDEPLVLDPYQQNPVTGGLIFIDRLTNVTVGAGMVREPNEQATVASEFSAFELELNALVRKHFPHWGARDLLGGK, from the coding sequence ATGAACACCACTATTGCTGAACAAATTGCCAACGAAGGCGGCGTGGAAGCGTACCTGCACGCGCAACAACACAAAAGCCTGCTGCGTTTTCTGACCTGCGGCAGCGTGGATGACGGGAAAAGTACCCTGATTGGCCGCCTGCTGCACGATACGCGCCAGATTTACGAAGATCAGCTCTCTTCTCTGCACAACGACAGCAAGCGTCACGGTACCCAGGGTGAAAAGCTCGACCTGGCCCTGCTGGTGGACGGCCTGCAGGCGGAGCGCGAGCAGGGCATCACCATCGACGTGGCCTACCGCTACTTCTCCACCGAGAAGCGCAAATTTATTATCGCCGACACCCCGGGGCACGAGCAGTACACCCGTAACATGGCGACCGGCGCATCCACCTGCGACCTGGCGATCCTGCTGATGGACGCGCGTAAAGGCGTGCTGGATCAGACCCGTCGTCACAGCTTTATCTCGACGCTGCTGGGGATCAAACACCTGGTGGTGGCGGTCAACAAGATGGATCTGGTGAACTTCAGCGAAGAGACGTTCGAGGAGATCCGCCAGAGCTACCTGACCTTTGCCGAACAGCTGCCGGGCAACCTGGACATTCGCTTTGTGCCGCTCTCGGCGCTGGAAGGGGATAACGTCGCCTCCCAGAGCGCGAACATGCCGTGGTACAGCGGTCCGACGCTGCTGGAGGTGCTGGAAACCGTTGAGATTCAGCGCGTGGTCGACACTCAGCCGATGCGCTTCCCGGTGCAGTACGTGAATCGTCCAAACCTCGATTTCCGCGGCTTCTCGGGCACCCTCGCGTCAGGCTCCGTGAAGGTCGGCCAGCGCGTTAAGGTGCTGCCGTCCGGCGTGGAATCCACCATCGCGCGCATCGTCACCTTCGACGGTGACCTGCAGGAAGCGGGTGCCGGTGAAGCGGTTACGCTGGTGCTTAAAGACGAAATTGATATCAGTCGGGGCGACCTGCTGGTCGACGCGCAGGAAACGCTGGCGGCCGTGCAGGGTGCGTCCGTGGACGTGGTGTGGATGGCGGAACAGCCCCTGACCGCAGGCCAAAGCTACGACATCAAAATTGCGGGCAAGAAAACCCGCGCCCGCGTGGACGGCATTCAGTTCCAGGTGGACATCAACAACCTGACCCACCGTGACGTGAGCGAGCTCCCGCTGAACGGTATTGGTCTGGTCGATCTCACCTTCGACGAACCGCTGGTGCTGGACCCGTATCAGCAGAACCCGGTTACGGGCGGGCTGATTTTTATCGACCGTCTGACTAACGTTACCGTCGGCGCGGGGATGGTTCGTGAACCAAACGAGCAGGCGACCGTTGCTTCTGAATTCAGCGCCTTCGAGCTGGAGCTGAACGCGCTGGTGCGTAAACACTTCCCGCACTGGGGCGCGCGCGATCTGCTGGGAGGCAAATAA